CCTCTATTAAGCCTTTTGGCATTTAAAATACTTTTATAATATAATACTTTAAATTTATTTTGTCAATTATTTGAATATAACATTTATTATTTGAATATTTTTTTCATTTTGACTTCTTTTTTATATTATAAAAAAAAGAAGCAGAATATCTACTTCTTCTCTAATTATAAAACTTTTCTAACTTGCCAAAAATGATTATTCCAATAACCATCTATCTCAGAAATTACAACACCCTTTGATGTTGATGCATGCATAAATTTATTATTACCTAAATAAACTCCAACATGATGAGTTTTTCTCCATCCAATCTTAAAAAAGACTAAATCACCAACTTCCCAATAATTAGGTTTTTTTATTTTATCTCCCTCTTGGGCCATATTTTTAGTTGTTCTTGGCAATTTCTTTGAAAACTTTTCTTTATAAAGGTGCTGCATTAGAGCTGAACAATCCACTCCGCTTTTAGTTGTACCTCCTAGCCTATATCTAGTCCCTTTCCAACTTTTATAAAAAGCGGTTATTTTAGCAGTTCTTTCATTTCTTTCTCTTTCACTAATCCTAGCTGATGAACATCCTGTGAATATAATTAAAACGAACAAAAGTAATATTTTCAAAAGAAATCTATTATTTTTTAACAAAATTTAATTTTACTCCTGAATTTGTAAGTAGTATAATCCCATCTTTTGTTACCTCAATCTCTTTTGAATCTTTAAGATTTTTTAAATACTCTTGCTCTTGTATCATTAAATTTTCAGGTCCCA
The Cetobacterium somerae ATCC BAA-474 DNA segment above includes these coding regions:
- a CDS encoding C40 family peptidase, whose translation is MFVLIIFTGCSSARISERERNERTAKITAFYKSWKGTRYRLGGTTKSGVDCSALMQHLYKEKFSKKLPRTTKNMAQEGDKIKKPNYWEVGDLVFFKIGWRKTHHVGVYLGNNKFMHASTSKGVVISEIDGYWNNHFWQVRKVL